In the genome of Daucus carota subsp. sativus chromosome 9, DH1 v3.0, whole genome shotgun sequence, the window ACTTGCTGCACTTGTGAAGCAAGAACATAAGGATCAGATTTGTGACGGGACTTGTTAAAATTGACCCTAGTCAGACCAAAGGGATCTTTTTCTTCTTGGTACCAGCAACACTTAAACATAACCACCCTGAATACTCCCCAGTAATCAACTTCAAAAATATCTTCAATAGACCCGTAGTAGTTCACTTCCCCGATAATTGGATTTTTGTCCTTAGAATTTGCAAAACTAGTGGTTTCAGCAGTTAAAAAAACTCCATTGTTTTGTGTGGTGCATCGAGAATCTCTCTTCTTTGTGTGGAATCGATAACCATTTATGAAATACCCGCTAAACCTCCTCGCTGTTCGATTGGGACCTATTTCTAACACTTGTAACTCGGTTGAATTGGTGTCCAGATTTTCAACTTAGACCTTTAACTATCTCCAAAACTCTTTGGAGTGTGTTTGCTCCTTTTTGTATCGTTCTGAAGTTTGATCTGCTTCAACTGAAGCTCGATGAATCCTATCAAGTAAATAATTGAAACAGTTTAAAAAAGAGgcattttaattagtttttattatataataaatgtaaGGACTAGAGAACTTACTCAAGCAAAGCCTCAATTTCCTTATTGCCGCTATTGAACATAGTGTAGGTATGACATGCTTTCCATTCTGAATCTTCTAATTGGAAAACTTTGCCATCTTTATTCCTTCTTGTTCCAATATGGTACGTCACATTTGTTGGACATCTTCCAAAATCAGTATTTTCTTTTGCTTCTTCACAAAGCAAAAATCTTGAACAAAATGTGATACACTCCTCTGCTAGGTAGCCTTCTGCAATTTAGCCTTCTGGTTTGCTCCTATTACgtacatatgatttcagcttTGCAAGATACCGCTCAATAGGATACATACACCGAAGGTGCACCGGTCCGCCGCATTTAACTTCATTACACAAATGGACAGGTAGGTGCACCACGATGTCAAAGAAGGCAGGTGGGAATATTATCTCAAATTCACAGAGAATTTCAACAATTTCTTCTTTCAACCTCTCAATATCATCCAAGACAATCACCTTGCTCCATAAGCCTCTAAGAAATTCACTTAATTTGATCAACGGCTTTGCCACCTCAGGTTTTAGTGATTTCTTTGCAGCAAATTGTAACAAGTAGTGGAGGATAAAATGCGCGTCATGGCTTTTATAccccactacttttctctcGTCTGTGTGCACGTAACGACTTATATTAGCAGCACAGCCATAAGGCAGTTTCACATTCTTCAACAGCTTGCAAAAGACATCTTTCTCCTTATCTGTCATGTCAAAGATGGTTGCCATAATCTCGTAAGTCTCTCCATCTGCACCTTTAACAGGGTGAAGTCACTTCCTTATTCCCATTTCTTGCAAATCAAAGCGAGCACCTAAGTGGTCTTTTGACATGCCACCAATATTTAGTAAAGTACCTAATATATTGTCGCATAAGTTTTTTTCTATGTGCATAGCGTCAAGATTGTGTCGAAGTTGAACATGTTTCCAATacgacaaattaaaaaatattgaccTCTTTTTGAAAGGAGAGTCGATTTTACGCTTTCTCTTTCACATTCCCTTGCGTTTCTTCCCAAATTGATTTTCAAACCCAAACAACAATTCTTCGATATCCTTTCCCGTTAATGGATCCGGAATCTGCCTCGTTTCAATCTGCCCATTGAATCTTTTCTTGTTAAACCTCCATTTGTGTGAAGGATCGAGATATTTTCTATGATTCATGTAGCACATTTTTCTACTATGTTTCAAATATTCAGAACAAGTTTCGTAGTGACATATTGGACACGCTAGTCTACCCTTTGTGCTCCAACCCGACAACATAGCGTATCCTGGAAAGTCACTAATGGTCCAAAGCACCCTTGCCCGTAAATTAAAGTTATGATCAGTCAAGGCATCATATGTTTGGATGCCGACATCCCATAATTCTTTCAATTCGGCAATCAAAGGCTGCATATAGACATCGATACTATTTCCCGGAGATTCTGGTCCCGATATTAACGTTGAAAGAATCAAATTTTCCTGGTTCATGCAGAGCCAAGGTGTGAGGTTGTAGTTTACAAGTAGAATTGGCCATGTACTATGACTTAAATTCATAGAACGAAATGGATTAAATCCATCAGCAGCTACACCTAGTGAAATATTTCGAATTTCCGAAGAAAAATCAGGATACATAGCATTCATTGTCTTCCAAGTTTCGGCGTCCGCCGGATGCCTTAGTTTCCCATCTTCCGTCCTTCCCGCTGCATGCCATGTGTTCAATTTGGAAGATTCCTTGGACAGGAACAATCTTTGTAGCCTAGGCTTTAGTGGAAAATATCTCATAACGTTTGTTGGCACTTTAGTAACTAACTTCTCTGGATCGTTATTATGGGCAGACCCTTTCTTCTCTTGTATAACCCACCTAGATACCCCACAAATATCACAgacttgtttatttttatttgcttcCCAATACAACATGCAACTATTGGGACAAGCATGTATTTTCTCGTAATGAAGGCCCAAGTCCCTAATCATGTCCTTCGCAACATTGAAGGACAAAGGCATATTTGCTTCGGGGAAAGCATCCTTTATCAACCCCAATAATTCCCCAAAAGCAGAATTGCTAATTCCATGACTACATTTTAAATGGTAAAGCCTGATCATAAAACTTAAACGAGAAAATTTCTTGCAGCCGGGATATAGTGGTTGTTTTCCCTCTTTCCGATGCCGATAAATCTTTTTAGCCTCCGTACCTGGTCCATcgtctaaattctcaaacatcTTCCCCATCGCTTCTAAATTATCACCAAAATCATACCCCGTTTCGCAATCCATAAAGTCAGAACCTATATTTGCAGTACTATTTTCGACTTTCTTTTGCGAGAcatcatatatccattggacaTGTAAAGCGGAAGGCCCTCTGCAAATGAGATGATCATAAATCACATCCTGACGATGCCAATATTGACCATTAAATTTCTTGCAGGGGCACTTCATTTTTTCACCTACGGAAAAAAGGGGAAACGCATATTCCACAAATGCTTGAATCCCACTGACATATGCTTCACTGTACCTAGGTAGTCCTATCCAATCAGCCTCCATTCCTAAAAGCTAGTCACACTCTGTTTTTGTCAAAATTAGTGAACAAATAAAGATTTGGCAGCCTGTTCAATTGCAAACCTACATATTATCGTAATATTACAATCAAATACATAGTAACTAACaccttaaaaaaaatacatagtaACTAACATAGTATCATGATTCAGCCAAACTAACTAACATAGTATCATGATTCAGCCAAACATTAACAATAATACTCAAAATACAAATGAGAATCACTTAAAAATATCAGTTGGTATGTAAACACAGTGTACATACTTACAAGCATGCATAGAGACAGCGAGAgggggaggggagagagagagagagagagagagagagagtgagtgggggagagagagagagcgagagagagagagagagctggagagagagagggggagcgTAAATATACCTAATCCCCTTGGTGAGAGCTTAAATCGAGCTTGGCTGCCTTCGAAACCCTAGGTGAAAACTTCTCTGCTTCGAACCCCCAAACttcgaaaccctaattttgattTCTCTGCTTTGAGGCGAGTGAGAGCGCGGGAGTTGCGGGAGTTGAGTGAGGTGAGGTGAGGTGAGGTGAGGTTGAgcgaggagagagagagagcgagggagGCGAGGTTGAGCGAGGTGAGGTTGAGCGATGAGGTTAACTGTAATTAGcgatgagatagtggagaataACTGTACTTAGCTTCGATTTGGGGGGGAAAACATGCCGCCCATTTTTCGGACAcacattcatttttatttttaatatattaattttaatattttaacattcttttgatatttaatattatgttttataaatttaatatgtacaaataaagcaatatttaatatattcttatattttcagaaatttattttttaaattacattattatacaatatcgtttaaaagatatttaaaaacaaGAAAGTGAAAGTATAACTAGCATTATTGTATTACATTGTCTATTGAGACACGACACAACCCGTGCactatatttttcaattattttttcccaacactagtaagggtatttaatatcatccgtacggttggatcgtcttaaaagatatttgaaaaaaacaaacaatcaaTCCATGACTATCCccaatacaagtattctgtgCTACACAACTTACACTACAGAGATACGacacaaaccaacaaaccatgcactatattttttcattattttttcccaacactagcaagggtatttaatatcatctgtacggttggatcgtcttaaaagatattcaaaaaaaacaaacagtcaATCCATGACTATCCccaatacaagtattctgtgCTACACAACTTACACTACAGAGATACGACACAACCTGTGCACTAtatttttcgattattttttcccaacactcggaagggtatttaatatcatctgtacggttggatcgtcttaaaagatattcaaaaaaaaaacaaacagtcaATCCATAACTATCCccaatacaagtattctgtgCTACACAACTTACACTATAGAGATACGACACAACCCGTGCactatatttttcaattattttttcccaacactCGGAAGGGTAttcaaaaagatattcaaaaatttaatcattttgaCTGTTATAGGATTGcccaaaatcatttttaaaatgtgTTCATAAATATTCAAAGGGCACTTTGACCGTTTTGACTATTATAGAATTGCcccaaatcatttttaaaatttgttcaaaAATAACACTTGTGGGACCCACAAGTGCCACATCAGCAGAagtgggacccacatgtgggGACCACATGCCACGTCAGCAAATGTGGGTCCCTATATAGTAATAATATCTCCGCGCGGCTCATCTCTGAAACACACATCCCGAGcctcttttttcattttctcaattttatcttcttctttcatttttcctcttctcttctttcatttttcctcttctctctcttctttcatttttcattttcatcccCTCTCTTCGCCTCTCTTCCCCTCTTCGCAAATCGAAAACGAAATCGAGGCTCCTAAATCAATAATCTAATCCATGGATTGTTGAAAGCCTTCGAATTCGACAATCgttaataaatattcaatttctGTGGTTTACaattgattgaatttaaatCCATGAATTGTTTCTAATTTTGTTCGAGATTTAATTATTGCAGGGGAACTCAGTTGATTAAGAATGGTGAGTCTCGAAGCTTCGTTCGAGACAACGAAGCATGGTGGAAGCGAGTCAACTCAGTTGTTTACTCGAAGCATGGAAGCAAGTCAACTCAGTTGTTGACTGAGTTGACCAGGTGAGTCTCATGTGGTCCAAACCATGAGCCCAGGTGCAAATCTATGGTTTACAATTTTTCGTTCGAATTCGAATTCATTTTCAGTGGTTTACaat includes:
- the LOC108201330 gene encoding uncharacterized protein LOC108201330; this encodes MEADWIGLPRYSEAYVSGIQAFVEYAFPLFSVGEKMKCPCKKFNGQYWHRQDVIYDHLICRGPSALHVQWIYDVSQKKVENSTANIGSDFMDCETGYDFGDNLEAMGKMFENLDDGPGTEAKKIYRHRKEGKQPLYPGCKKFSRLSFMIRLYHLKCSHGISNSAFGELLGLIKDAFPEANMPLSFNVAKDMIRDLGLHYEKIHACPNSCMLYWEANKNKQVCDICGVSRWVIQEKKGSAHNNDPEKLVTKVPTNVMRYFPLKPRLQRLFLSKESSKLNTWHAAGRTEDGKLRHPADAETWKTMNAMYPDFSSEIRNISLGVAADGFNPFRSMNLSHSTWPILLVNYNLTPWLCMNQENLILSTLISGPESPGNSIDVYMQPLIAELKELWDVGIQTYDALTDHNFNLRARVLWTISDFPGYAMLSGWSTKGRLACPICHYETCSEYLKHSRKMCYMNHRKYLDPSHKWRFNKKRFNGQIETRQIPDPLTGKDIEELLFGFENQFGKKRKGM